A region from the Acidiferrobacter sp. SPIII_3 genome encodes:
- the ileS gene encoding isoleucine--tRNA ligase, giving the protein MTADYKDTLNLPHTDFPMRGSLPAREPEQIKDWEALGLYEQLRAYHARHPRYVLHDGPPYANGAIHLGHAVNKVLKDIIVKAKGLAGFDAPYVPGWDCHGLPIELAVEKTVGRCGRDVDARAFRKACRDYAAKQVAGQKRDFIRLGVLGDFAHPYLTMDFGFEAGIVRELARIRARGHVYRSEKPVHWCLDCRSALAEAEVDYAEHRSLAVDVPFAVIDTDDFWRRVGVPARPGAVHLPIWTTTPWTLPANRAVAVHGGIVYRILSAGSDYWLVAEELADAVAARYGFANTPTGLDVRGSALTGLRLRHPFLDRSLPVIEGAHVTTEAGTGLVHIAPAHGEEDYQAARAYGRGSGEVLPVEGPVGADGRFLPGTPFVEGLGVAEASQRLVDVLRERGALWAVDTITHSYPHCWRHKTPIIFRATAQWFISLDAANLRGDALAAIGRVRWMPGWGEQRIAQMVAGRPDWCISRQRVWGVPIPFFLHKETGELHPRTDALLEEVARVVEVEGVDGWFERPVSAWLGAEAADYEAVRDVLDVWFDSGSTHACVLAVRPDLAHPADLYLEGSDQHRGWFQSSLLTSVADSGEPPYKAVLTHGFTVDAQGQKMAKSRGNGIEPQEITKTLGADVLRLWIAATDYRAEMSLSPEILKRITEAYRRLRNTARYLLANLAGFDPDCDALAPTDLLVLDRAALARTADLDQSLREAYEDFQFHIVYQRLHHFCVVDLGAFYLDVLKDRLYTSPAASRERRSAQTVLWHMLEVLVRHMAPILSFTAEEVWRYAPGKRAASVFLNTWHDMEVSADAPADLAFWSLLLDLRQAVGPELERLRASGAVGSSLDAELDLYAGPDLHARLAELTDELRYLFITSDARLHAAASCPEAAVATTRADLSIVVQPSPHAKCARCWHHRPEVGRFADHPMLCGRCHDMLAGRPRARRYA; this is encoded by the coding sequence ATGACGGCGGACTACAAAGACACCCTCAATCTGCCGCATACGGATTTCCCGATGCGCGGGAGTCTGCCGGCGCGCGAACCCGAGCAGATCAAGGACTGGGAGGCGCTCGGTCTCTATGAGCAGCTGCGTGCCTATCACGCGCGCCACCCGCGCTATGTCTTGCACGATGGCCCGCCCTATGCCAACGGCGCCATCCATCTCGGACATGCGGTGAACAAGGTCCTGAAGGATATCATCGTCAAGGCCAAGGGTCTGGCCGGCTTCGATGCCCCTTATGTCCCGGGCTGGGATTGCCATGGCCTGCCGATCGAGCTCGCCGTGGAGAAGACCGTGGGACGTTGCGGGCGTGATGTCGACGCCCGCGCCTTCCGTAAGGCGTGCCGTGACTATGCCGCCAAGCAGGTGGCCGGCCAGAAACGCGACTTCATCCGCTTGGGCGTGCTCGGGGACTTCGCGCACCCCTATCTCACCATGGATTTCGGGTTCGAGGCCGGTATCGTGCGTGAGCTCGCGCGCATCCGCGCGCGCGGCCACGTCTACCGCAGTGAAAAGCCGGTGCATTGGTGTCTCGATTGCCGATCGGCCCTGGCCGAGGCCGAGGTCGACTATGCCGAGCACCGCTCGCTGGCCGTGGACGTACCGTTCGCGGTGATCGACACCGACGACTTCTGGCGACGCGTGGGCGTCCCGGCGCGTCCCGGTGCGGTGCATCTGCCGATCTGGACGACGACCCCCTGGACGCTGCCGGCCAATCGCGCGGTGGCGGTGCACGGCGGGATCGTATACCGGATCCTGTCGGCCGGCAGCGATTACTGGTTGGTGGCCGAGGAATTGGCCGACGCGGTCGCGGCGCGCTATGGCTTTGCGAATACGCCGACCGGACTTGATGTTCGCGGGTCGGCGCTCACCGGTTTGCGGTTACGCCACCCGTTTCTGGACCGCTCGCTGCCCGTGATCGAGGGTGCGCATGTCACCACCGAGGCCGGCACCGGGCTTGTGCATATCGCGCCCGCTCATGGCGAAGAGGATTATCAGGCGGCGCGTGCCTATGGGCGCGGAAGCGGCGAGGTCCTGCCGGTCGAGGGCCCGGTCGGCGCGGATGGCCGATTCCTGCCCGGCACACCGTTCGTGGAGGGCCTTGGCGTCGCCGAGGCCTCGCAGCGCCTGGTCGATGTGCTGCGCGAGCGCGGGGCGCTGTGGGCCGTGGACACCATTACGCACAGCTATCCGCACTGCTGGCGCCACAAGACGCCGATCATCTTCCGGGCCACCGCCCAGTGGTTCATCTCGCTTGATGCCGCGAACCTGCGCGGCGATGCGCTTGCGGCCATCGGTCGGGTGCGCTGGATGCCGGGCTGGGGGGAGCAGCGCATCGCGCAGATGGTTGCCGGCCGTCCCGACTGGTGCATCTCGCGTCAGCGTGTGTGGGGCGTGCCCATCCCGTTTTTCCTGCACAAAGAGACCGGCGAACTCCATCCGCGCACCGATGCGCTCCTGGAGGAGGTCGCGCGCGTAGTCGAGGTCGAGGGCGTGGACGGTTGGTTCGAGCGCCCGGTCTCGGCATGGCTCGGCGCCGAGGCCGCGGATTACGAGGCGGTGCGCGATGTCCTGGATGTGTGGTTCGACTCCGGTTCCACGCATGCCTGCGTGCTCGCCGTGCGGCCGGATCTCGCGCATCCCGCCGACCTCTATCTGGAGGGCTCCGATCAGCATCGTGGCTGGTTTCAGTCATCGCTCCTCACTTCGGTTGCGGATTCCGGTGAGCCCCCTTACAAGGCGGTGCTGACGCACGGATTCACGGTCGATGCCCAGGGGCAGAAGATGGCGAAATCCCGCGGCAACGGCATAGAGCCCCAGGAGATCACAAAGACCCTGGGGGCCGATGTCTTGCGGCTATGGATCGCGGCCACCGATTATCGCGCCGAGATGTCGCTGTCGCCGGAGATCCTAAAACGTATCACCGAGGCCTACCGACGGTTGCGGAACACCGCGCGCTACCTGCTCGCCAACCTCGCCGGGTTCGATCCCGACTGCGATGCGCTCGCGCCCACGGACCTCCTGGTGCTGGACCGCGCGGCGCTGGCGCGTACCGCCGACCTCGACCAGTCGCTGCGCGAGGCCTATGAAGACTTCCAGTTCCATATCGTCTATCAGCGGCTGCACCACTTTTGCGTGGTCGATCTCGGTGCCTTCTATCTCGATGTCCTGAAAGACCGGCTCTATACCTCGCCCGCGGCCAGCCGCGAGCGGCGCTCGGCGCAGACCGTCTTGTGGCATATGCTCGAGGTCCTGGTGCGCCATATGGCGCCAATCCTGAGCTTCACGGCCGAAGAGGTGTGGCGATACGCGCCCGGCAAGCGCGCCGCGAGCGTCTTTCTGAATACCTGGCACGATATGGAGGTCTCCGCTGACGCCCCCGCGGATCTCGCGTTCTGGTCCTTGCTCCTCGATTTGCGTCAGGCGGTGGGGCCGGAGCTTGAGCGGCTGCGGGCAAGCGGGGCGGTCGGGTCGTCGCTGGACGCCGAGCTCGACCTTTATGCGGGGCCTGATCTGCACGCGCGGCTTGCCGAATTGACAGACGAGCTGCGCTACCTCTTCATCACATCCGATGCCCGCCTGCATGCGGCGGCATCGTGCCCCGAGGCCGCGGTCGCGACCACCCGCGCGGATCTCAGTATCGTGGTTCAGCCCTCGCCCCATGCCAAATGCGCGCGCTGCTGGCATCATAGGCCCGAGGTCGGGCGTTTCGCGGATCACCCGATGCTTTGTGGGCGCTGCCACGACATGCTCGCCGGCCGCCCAAGGGCACGGAGGTACGCCTAA
- the lspA gene encoding signal peptidase II has translation MLGYLLIAVAVFVLDQWSKAEAVRYLSRGSVHVTSFLNLVLVYNRGAAFGFLSNASGWQNILFIAVAVAIVAGIVIFLVRGGRRDRLTVVALMLVLGGAAGNLADRIRLGEVVDFIDFHIGSWHWYTFNLADSAITVGAVLLVIDAWVSRRATAAPERR, from the coding sequence ATGCTGGGCTATCTCCTGATCGCGGTCGCGGTGTTTGTGCTCGATCAATGGAGCAAGGCCGAGGCGGTACGCTACCTGTCGCGGGGATCCGTGCATGTGACCAGTTTCCTGAACCTGGTCCTGGTCTACAATCGTGGCGCGGCATTCGGGTTTCTGAGCAACGCGAGCGGCTGGCAGAATATCCTTTTTATCGCCGTGGCGGTGGCGATCGTGGCTGGTATCGTCATATTTCTCGTGCGCGGGGGGCGGCGCGACCGGCTGACCGTGGTGGCCCTGATGTTGGTCCTGGGGGGCGCTGCCGGTAACCTCGCGGATCGCATACGTCTGGGAGAGGTCGTGGACTTCATCGACTTTCATATCGGGTCCTGGCACTGGTATACGTTCAATCTCGCCGATAGCGCGATCACCGTGGGCGCGGTGTTGCTTGTCATAGACGCGTGGGTTTCGCGGCGCGCGACGGCGGCCCCGGAGAGGAGGTAG
- a CDS encoding peptidylprolyl isomerase, whose product MERIQAGARVALRFTLSLADGTRVEGTAPGEAPWEVVVGRGDLPPGLDRCLVGLAVGERGRYFVAAADAYGERDEGAREILPRTDFPVDVDLIPGMAFSFTLPDGREAMGQVMAVTEGGVEVDFTHPLAGHDLVFEVDIVAIGGR is encoded by the coding sequence ATGGAGCGCATTCAGGCCGGTGCGCGTGTCGCCTTGCGCTTCACGCTGTCGCTTGCCGACGGAACGCGTGTCGAGGGTACGGCGCCCGGCGAGGCCCCATGGGAGGTCGTGGTCGGGAGAGGCGATCTGCCGCCCGGCCTCGATCGCTGTCTCGTGGGGCTGGCCGTAGGCGAGCGCGGGCGGTACTTCGTGGCCGCTGCCGACGCCTACGGGGAGCGGGACGAGGGCGCCCGCGAGATCCTGCCACGCACGGATTTTCCGGTGGACGTTGATCTCATCCCGGGCATGGCGTTTAGCTTTACACTCCCTGATGGTCGCGAGGCCATGGGCCAGGTGATGGCGGTGACGGAGGGCGGGGTCGAGGTCGATTTCACGCATCCGCTTGCCGGCCACGATTTGGTATTCGAAGTTGATATCGTAGCGATCGGGGGCCGTTGA
- the ispH gene encoding 4-hydroxy-3-methylbut-2-enyl diphosphate reductase, whose protein sequence is MRIYVANPRGFCAGVERAIATVERALEEFGPPVYVRHEVVHNKTVVEALRMRGAVFVEDLADVPRGARVVFSAHGVARAISEEARVRGLTVFDATCPLVSKVHKEVIRWRREGYECLLIGHAGHPEVEGTLGQVADGVYLVQTEQDLDSVPVKDPEHVAYVTQTTLSVEDTARLIGALRHRFPSACGPRTDDICYATQNRQDAVRALARHCDVVVVVGSAHSSNANRLRELAGGMGIPAYLVDGAADLERAWFAQSEAVGVTAGASTPEHAVQAVIRRLGEWGARLVQEEEGPAETVVFSLPKSLKRASLARQS, encoded by the coding sequence ATGAGGATTTATGTCGCAAACCCGCGCGGCTTCTGCGCGGGTGTCGAGCGTGCCATAGCGACGGTGGAGCGCGCGTTGGAGGAGTTCGGGCCGCCCGTGTATGTGCGTCACGAGGTGGTCCACAACAAGACGGTAGTCGAGGCCCTGCGTATGCGGGGCGCGGTGTTCGTCGAGGATCTCGCCGACGTGCCCCGCGGGGCGCGCGTGGTATTCAGTGCCCATGGTGTCGCCCGCGCCATCTCCGAGGAGGCGCGCGTGCGTGGACTGACCGTGTTCGACGCCACCTGCCCCCTGGTCTCGAAGGTCCACAAGGAGGTCATACGCTGGCGCCGGGAGGGCTACGAGTGCCTGCTGATCGGGCATGCGGGACACCCGGAGGTCGAAGGGACGCTTGGGCAGGTGGCTGACGGCGTCTATCTGGTGCAGACGGAACAGGATCTTGACTCGGTACCGGTGAAGGACCCCGAGCATGTGGCGTACGTGACCCAGACGACCTTGTCCGTCGAGGACACTGCGCGCCTCATAGGGGCGCTGCGCCATCGATTCCCGTCGGCTTGCGGTCCGCGTACCGACGATATCTGTTATGCGACCCAAAATCGCCAGGACGCGGTGCGCGCGCTGGCACGACATTGCGATGTCGTGGTGGTCGTGGGTTCGGCGCACAGCTCAAACGCCAATCGCCTGCGTGAGCTTGCGGGCGGCATGGGCATCCCCGCCTATCTCGTCGATGGCGCGGCGGACCTGGAGCGCGCGTGGTTTGCGCAAAGCGAGGCGGTAGGGGTTACGGCCGGCGCCTCCACCCCAGAGCATGCCGTGCAGGCGGTCATCCGCCGCCTGGGCGAGTGGGGTGCGCGATTGGTGCAGGAAGAGGAGGGACCCGCCGAGACTGTGGTGTTCTCGCTCCCCAAGTCCCTGAAACGCGCGAGTTTGGCGCGACAATCGTAA
- the thiO gene encoding glycine oxidase ThiO, protein MRTHPLVVVGGGVIGLLTARELAMAGHEVRLFEQGAVGHEASWAAGGILSPLHPWRYPDAVTQLAQASMAAYPALCQDLAEASGIDPEWTPSGLMRLGDDEVREAQRWAARFGVPLEPRDLAEVCPGHGLDGPGLWMPATAQVRSPRLLRAAGAAVRGLKVMVHERATVEGFTRDRERLTGLVVNGETVAASRVIVCAGAWSRPLLERYGLPLPVRPMRGQMLVIQTRPGFLGPMILKGARYLVPRRDGAVLVGSTMESVGFTKETTEAAREDLLKAAHAILPELAAYPVTHQWAGLRPSSPEGVPYIGGHPEIHGLFVNTGHFRNGIVLAPASARLGADLMLGRDPVLDPVPYGPDRPSEDGSGGAVLK, encoded by the coding sequence GTGCGAACCCATCCCCTTGTTGTCGTGGGAGGCGGTGTCATAGGCCTCCTGACCGCCCGCGAACTGGCCATGGCCGGCCATGAGGTGCGGCTGTTTGAGCAGGGTGCTGTCGGCCACGAGGCGTCATGGGCGGCCGGCGGCATATTGTCCCCCTTGCACCCGTGGCGTTATCCGGATGCGGTCACGCAGCTTGCACAGGCCAGCATGGCGGCCTATCCGGCCCTCTGCCAAGACCTCGCCGAGGCGAGTGGTATCGATCCGGAATGGACGCCGTCTGGGCTCATGCGCCTGGGCGACGACGAGGTGCGCGAGGCACAGCGGTGGGCGGCGCGTTTCGGGGTGCCGCTAGAGCCCCGGGATCTCGCCGAGGTCTGTCCAGGTCATGGTCTCGACGGGCCGGGCCTATGGATGCCGGCCACGGCCCAGGTGCGCAGCCCACGCCTCCTGCGCGCCGCGGGTGCGGCCGTGCGCGGACTCAAGGTCATGGTCCATGAGCGGGCCACGGTCGAGGGTTTCACCCGCGACCGGGAGCGGCTGACGGGACTTGTGGTCAACGGCGAGACCGTCGCCGCCTCACGGGTGATCGTGTGTGCCGGCGCCTGGAGCCGGCCGCTCCTGGAGCGCTACGGCCTGCCTTTGCCGGTGCGGCCGATGAGAGGCCAGATGCTCGTGATCCAGACGCGCCCGGGGTTCCTGGGGCCCATGATTTTGAAGGGCGCGCGTTATCTCGTACCACGCCGCGACGGGGCGGTGCTGGTCGGCAGCACGATGGAGAGCGTGGGCTTTACGAAGGAGACGACCGAGGCCGCGCGCGAGGATCTGTTGAAGGCCGCACACGCCATCCTGCCGGAGCTTGCCGCCTACCCCGTCACCCACCAATGGGCCGGCCTGCGACCGTCGTCGCCGGAAGGGGTCCCTTATATCGGGGGACACCCGGAGATCCACGGCCTGTTTGTGAATACCGGGCACTTCCGCAACGGCATCGTGCTTGCCCCCGCGTCCGCCCGCCTCGGAGCGGATCTCATGCTGGGGCGCGATCCAGTCCTGGATCCGGTCCCCTATGGACCCGACCGGCCGTCCGAGGACGGGAGCGGCGGGGCTGTGCTAAAATGA
- a CDS encoding Fur family transcriptional regulator, translated as MKGYQDHTSQDLADLLRGHGINPTAQRIEIARLLVYRRIHLTAEDVFRLVNRDGAHVSKATVYNTLGVFAEKGLIREVVIDPTRVVYDSNTAPHHHFYNTETGELFDIEERTMSVAGLPPLPQGTEVEGVEVIVRLRSSADRVA; from the coding sequence GTGAAGGGTTACCAGGATCACACCAGCCAGGATCTTGCCGATCTCCTGCGGGGTCATGGGATCAATCCCACGGCCCAGCGCATCGAGATCGCGAGACTCCTCGTGTATCGGCGGATACATCTTACGGCCGAGGATGTGTTTCGGCTCGTGAATCGCGATGGGGCGCATGTCTCCAAGGCGACGGTCTATAATACCCTCGGCGTATTCGCGGAGAAGGGCCTGATCCGCGAGGTGGTGATTGATCCCACGCGCGTGGTGTACGACTCCAATACCGCGCCCCACCACCATTTTTACAATACCGAGACCGGCGAGCTCTTCGATATCGAGGAACGCACGATGTCGGTCGCGGGTCTTCCGCCGCTCCCCCAGGGCACCGAGGTGGAGGGGGTGGAGGTGATCGTGCGGCTGCGCTCGTCGGCGGATCGCGTCGCCTGA
- a CDS encoding site-specific integrase, giving the protein MDRGVFVSRAEAENTTLAEALDRYLTEVTPGKRRPENEAGFIRRWQAQPLARRVLATIRGKDMAAYIQQRQSDGVGANTIRLELALLSHLFNTARTAWGMESLANPVEAVKGQRPKLPQGRDRRLRDDECARLLTSAQAYGGEIGPLITWAIETAMRRGEIAAMRWEHLDGPSGPQCRQARVLLIPETKTGTPRRIPLSTAAVATLNALPRRPDGHVWSMRPDSISQAFERVCKAAGIEGLTFHDLRHEAASRLSEKGFEAMEVAAITGHKTMQMVKRYTHFRAEDLVGRLD; this is encoded by the coding sequence ATGGACCGCGGGGTATTCGTCTCGCGTGCCGAGGCCGAGAATACGACTTTGGCCGAGGCCCTGGACCGATACCTTACCGAGGTTACACCCGGCAAGCGGCGCCCGGAGAATGAGGCGGGGTTCATCCGGCGATGGCAGGCACAGCCATTGGCCCGGCGGGTATTGGCGACCATTCGCGGCAAGGATATGGCCGCCTACATTCAGCAACGGCAGAGCGATGGGGTAGGGGCCAATACGATCCGCCTGGAGCTCGCGCTACTTTCCCACCTGTTCAACACCGCTCGCACGGCGTGGGGCATGGAATCGCTCGCAAACCCCGTGGAGGCCGTAAAGGGTCAACGTCCGAAGCTCCCGCAGGGCCGCGACCGACGCCTACGGGACGACGAATGCGCGCGCCTCCTAACGAGCGCACAGGCCTACGGCGGGGAGATAGGCCCCCTCATCACCTGGGCCATCGAGACCGCCATGCGCCGCGGGGAGATTGCGGCCATGCGTTGGGAGCACCTGGACGGGCCGTCCGGCCCGCAATGCCGCCAGGCGCGGGTGTTGCTGATCCCGGAGACCAAGACGGGCACGCCCCGGCGGATACCGCTGTCCACGGCGGCCGTCGCTACCCTCAATGCGCTCCCACGTCGTCCAGACGGCCACGTATGGAGCATGCGCCCGGACTCCATCTCGCAGGCCTTCGAGCGGGTCTGCAAGGCGGCCGGCATCGAGGGCCTGACCTTCCACGACTTGCGCCACGAAGCGGCCAGTAGGCTCTCTGAAAAGGGTTTTGAGGCTATGGAGGTGGCGGCGATCACCGGGCACAAGACCATGCAGATGGTTAAGCGGTATACTCATTTTCGGGCCGAGGATTTGGTGGGGCGGTTGGATTAG
- a CDS encoding tyrosine-type recombinase/integrase yields MSPISQAFERVCKAAGIEGLTFHDLRHEAASRLGERGFSGLEIAAITEHKPMQTLLAARPVVKRYAHFRAEDFVGRLK; encoded by the coding sequence GTGAGTCCCATCTCGCAGGCCTTCGAGCGTGTCTGCAAGGCCGCTGGCATCGAGGGCCTGACCTTCCACGACTTACGGCACGAGGCCGCAAGCCGACTTGGGGAGCGGGGTTTCAGTGGGTTGGAGATAGCCGCGATCACGGAGCACAAGCCGATGCAGACATTGCTGGCCGCACGGCCAGTGGTTAAGCGGTATGCTCACTTCAGGGCGGAGGATTTTGTGGGGAGGTTGAAGTAG
- a CDS encoding DUF3841 domain-containing protein: MLIPEVPTLQSVLKDIEPRGPKDLVRLWTVQHTDAVTQLLKGSVPLRGREEYAYSDCAQGKRSAYKWMVGQMNERLPRQYQCHGLPVWTLPVQSPCLGDKDQVLEIQVTRERVVFSFHSPWTRLLEIFSCMGEGDEERWPDIWSTQPYLVAGASGVDQKNGDSGNIPSEAECRGSWEQIFDLTLARRVSDFAWDRRPFIQATLSQIDPCDVVRVLP; the protein is encoded by the coding sequence ATGCTGATTCCGGAGGTCCCTACATTACAAAGTGTCCTCAAAGACATCGAGCCCCGTGGCCCCAAGGATCTCGTTAGACTCTGGACGGTCCAGCATACCGACGCGGTAACGCAGCTTTTAAAGGGCAGCGTACCCCTTAGAGGTCGCGAGGAGTATGCATACAGCGATTGCGCGCAAGGTAAACGTAGCGCCTATAAATGGATGGTCGGGCAGATGAATGAACGTCTCCCCAGGCAATACCAGTGCCACGGCCTTCCTGTCTGGACACTGCCGGTGCAATCGCCTTGCTTAGGTGATAAAGACCAGGTATTGGAGATTCAGGTGACCAGAGAGCGCGTCGTGTTCTCCTTCCATTCGCCATGGACGCGCCTGCTGGAAATCTTTTCTTGTATGGGGGAAGGAGATGAGGAGCGGTGGCCCGACATATGGTCCACACAACCGTATCTGGTGGCGGGCGCTAGCGGTGTCGATCAGAAGAACGGAGACTCCGGCAACATTCCATCGGAGGCGGAGTGTAGGGGGAGTTGGGAGCAAATATTCGATCTTACGTTAGCTCGCCGAGTGTCCGATTTCGCATGGGATCGCCGGCCCTTTATCCAGGCCACGCTTTCGCAGATAGATCCATGTGATGTTGTTAGAGTGCTACCCTAA
- a CDS encoding transposase has translation MLWNYWLTAVRELRPACSRTRTFLWMLLTLAGLCCRADNAGVTSFVRALDFSGKAYHRFLHFFHSAGLHLETLTACWLRLCLRLFRPFEVNSRLVFLADGIKAPKEGRKMPGVKLLHQQSAGNTKPTYIMGHSMQAISLLVQCAAGQVAAVPLVSRIHEGLVFSNRDASTLLDKLVALLLTLVGVCQRQVLLIADAYYASAKIILPLLAGGHHLLTRAKGNVVAYWPAPAPVSRGKGRPKLYGHKVRLKDAAKEEHAFIEAPSPVYGENTVQVRYRVMDLIWRPVGHLVRFVIVHHPHRGTIFLLCTDLTLEPMEILQLYGFRFKIEIGFKQAVHVLGAHAYHFWMADMKPIRRGSGNQYLHRTSDGYRAETRRKLNAYHVQGPLGVIAQGLLQHLAINHTAAVWHGFRSWLRTMNEAMPPSELVVAYTLRSGLPAFFAVAAKFPGLEKIIETYRRHDAPQEKYKLAA, from the coding sequence ATGCTTTGGAATTATTGGCTGACAGCCGTGCGCGAACTGCGTCCAGCGTGTTCCCGTACCCGCACATTCCTCTGGATGCTACTGACTCTGGCAGGTCTGTGCTGCCGCGCGGACAATGCCGGCGTTACCAGCTTCGTGCGAGCGCTCGATTTCTCCGGCAAGGCTTATCACCGCTTCCTGCATTTCTTCCACAGCGCAGGACTCCATCTCGAAACACTGACGGCTTGCTGGCTACGCCTATGCTTGAGGCTGTTTCGTCCATTTGAGGTGAACTCGCGCCTGGTCTTCCTCGCCGACGGGATAAAAGCACCCAAGGAGGGTCGCAAGATGCCGGGCGTGAAGCTGCTGCATCAACAATCTGCCGGTAACACTAAGCCTACCTACATCATGGGGCACTCGATGCAGGCCATTTCCCTGCTGGTGCAGTGCGCGGCCGGACAGGTGGCTGCCGTACCGCTGGTGTCGCGGATCCATGAGGGATTGGTGTTCTCCAACCGCGATGCCAGCACGCTCCTCGATAAACTGGTGGCGCTCCTGTTGACATTGGTCGGGGTGTGCCAGCGGCAGGTGCTGCTCATCGCCGACGCCTACTACGCGAGCGCAAAAATCATCCTGCCCTTGCTGGCCGGTGGCCACCACCTCCTGACACGGGCCAAGGGCAACGTGGTGGCCTATTGGCCGGCACCCGCGCCTGTCAGTCGCGGCAAGGGAAGGCCAAAACTCTATGGTCACAAGGTGCGACTTAAGGACGCGGCCAAAGAGGAGCATGCCTTCATCGAGGCGCCCAGTCCTGTCTACGGTGAGAACACTGTGCAGGTGCGGTACCGCGTCATGGATTTGATCTGGCGCCCCGTGGGACACCTCGTCCGATTCGTGATCGTCCACCACCCTCATCGTGGCACGATATTTCTACTCTGCACCGACCTCACACTCGAACCCATGGAGATCCTGCAACTTTATGGATTCCGTTTCAAAATTGAGATCGGATTCAAACAGGCTGTCCACGTCTTGGGGGCTCATGCCTATCATTTCTGGATGGCCGACATGAAGCCGATTCGACGTGGCAGCGGCAATCAGTATCTGCACCGGACATCGGATGGCTACCGCGCCGAGACACGACGTAAGCTCAACGCTTATCACGTCCAAGGGCCACTCGGGGTAATCGCTCAGGGATTGCTGCAGCACCTTGCCATCAACCACACGGCTGCAGTCTGGCACGGCTTTCGCAGCTGGTTACGCACCATGAACGAGGCCATGCCTCCATCCGAACTGGTCGTCGCCTACACCCTGCGCAGCGGACTGCCGGCATTTTTCGCGGTTGCCGCTAAATTCCCTGGCCTCGAGAAAATAATCGAGACATATCGTCGTCACGATGCGCCGCAGGAGAAATACAAATTGGCAGCATAG
- a CDS encoding DUF6788 family protein, which yields MMLSDATCYTSGTETEIYFIMATNRETTLEKQIEKTKKALVALGDMRPGSLSKQYNVCGKPGCSCKADPPKKHGPYYQVSYTRKGKSSSKFVKKEALSDFPHGIDLIIRQG from the coding sequence ATGATGCTCTCGGACGCAACATGCTATACTTCAGGGACCGAAACAGAGATCTATTTCATCATGGCCACGAACCGCGAAACGACACTAGAGAAACAGATAGAGAAAACCAAGAAGGCGTTGGTGGCGCTGGGAGATATGCGCCCAGGCAGTCTGTCAAAACAGTACAACGTATGTGGCAAACCGGGATGCAGCTGCAAGGCAGACCCGCCTAAAAAACACGGTCCCTACTACCAGGTGAGCTACACGCGCAAGGGAAAGAGCAGCAGTAAGTTCGTCAAAAAAGAGGCTCTATCCGACTTTCCCCACGGTATCGACTTGATAATCAGGCAGGGCTGA